A genomic segment from Peribacillus sp. ACCC06369 encodes:
- a CDS encoding ATP-binding cassette domain-containing protein: MINLHQVSKKFSQFQAIKSVTLTIPKGEIHGIIGASGAGKSTLLRLMNLLETPDAGEVEVNGQRLTTLNNKALRGARKSIGMIFQHFNLVANNTVYDNVAASLELANYPKKERRNRVVECLQFVGLEKEMERYPAQLSGGQKQRVAIARALANNPQVLLCDEPTSSLDPNTTAEILDVLENINKRFGVTIVIVSHELDVIKSICNRVTIMADGEIYDTVLIEPTGIQKRDNRPEYFIEQLAENGGLGHA; encoded by the coding sequence ATGATAAACCTGCATCAAGTGAGTAAAAAATTTTCACAGTTTCAGGCCATTAAGTCTGTTACTTTAACAATACCTAAAGGTGAAATTCATGGAATAATCGGAGCAAGTGGAGCAGGGAAATCAACGTTGCTGCGGTTAATGAATTTGTTGGAGACCCCAGATGCGGGCGAAGTGGAGGTAAACGGCCAAAGATTGACAACACTGAACAATAAAGCACTTCGAGGGGCACGGAAGTCGATTGGCATGATCTTTCAGCATTTTAATCTTGTGGCAAATAACACGGTTTATGACAATGTGGCGGCCTCTTTAGAACTGGCAAATTATCCAAAGAAAGAACGTCGGAACCGTGTTGTAGAGTGTCTTCAATTTGTCGGATTGGAGAAGGAGATGGAGAGATATCCTGCACAATTAAGCGGGGGACAAAAGCAACGTGTTGCCATTGCAAGGGCATTGGCAAATAACCCGCAAGTGTTGTTATGTGATGAACCGACCTCTTCCCTTGATCCAAATACAACGGCTGAAATATTAGACGTGCTAGAGAACATAAACAAACGCTTCGGTGTGACGATTGTCATTGTTAGTCATGAGCTGGATGTCATTAAAAGTATATGCAATCGTGTTACGATCATGGCAGATGGAGAGATTTATGACACTGTCTTAATCGAACCAACCGGGATTCAAAAAAGGGATAATCGTCCAGAATACTTTATCGAACAATTAGCAGAGAATGGTGGGCTAGGTCATGCCTGA
- a CDS encoding alpha/beta hydrolase-fold protein: protein MIQYLDEKIANYEVCVILPSSYDQSKKYRTIYMHDGGETAMQAANYIDHLILSGQIEPLIVIGIEPIDRNNDYTPWVAQSLAPHASTFEGQAQIYLHTVVTEIKPYIDAHFATNPEPSHTAISGCSLGGLVSIFASYHYPEVFHQYISLSASFWYEDVLRYLQGEKIERQGNIYIKPTVNRQDHQLYLYVGQLEGIYKETIQQHMVDYTKKAHQEFIKEGYLESNLLFESDPEGTHDDLFFSTYFIQSLRWLFGMENKTETLDR from the coding sequence ATGATTCAATACCTTGATGAGAAAATTGCCAACTATGAGGTATGTGTCATCTTACCCTCAAGTTACGATCAATCCAAGAAATACCGAACGATCTATATGCATGATGGTGGAGAAACTGCCATGCAAGCTGCAAACTATATCGATCATTTAATTCTTTCAGGTCAAATTGAACCACTTATCGTTATTGGAATTGAACCAATTGATCGCAACAATGACTATACCCCGTGGGTAGCACAATCACTTGCACCACATGCTTCTACCTTTGAAGGACAAGCACAGATTTATTTACATACTGTTGTAACCGAAATAAAGCCCTATATAGATGCCCATTTTGCTACGAATCCTGAACCTTCACATACAGCTATTTCCGGCTGCTCACTTGGAGGACTTGTTTCGATTTTCGCCTCCTATCATTATCCAGAGGTATTCCATCAATATATCTCATTATCTGCTTCTTTTTGGTACGAGGATGTTCTTCGCTATCTTCAAGGGGAAAAGATTGAACGGCAAGGAAATATCTATATCAAACCAACTGTGAATCGTCAAGATCATCAGCTCTATTTATATGTTGGGCAATTAGAGGGAATTTATAAAGAAACGATTCAACAGCATATGGTTGACTACACGAAGAAGGCCCATCAAGAATTTATCAAGGAAGGCTATTTGGAATCTAATCTATTATTTGAGTCAGATCCAGAAGGAACTCATGATGACCTATTCTTTTCTACCTACTTCATTCAGTCACTTCGTTGGTTATTTGGCATGGAAAATAAAACCGAAACGCTGGATCGTTAA
- a CDS encoding XRE family transcriptional regulator, giving the protein MPFDSIGKKLKLLRKERKLTLKSLAEQTGVSISFLSQVERGKSSVTLESLKKIADTLDVNPSFFFSEDRSQENSDYNHEQFHYQNLSSGIRDAVFSPILVTLKPGENKGSAFSHSGHEFLFIIEGKLTVEIEGERMELHEQQSFMFDARKAHYWFNFSDKIVRFLMVSSK; this is encoded by the coding sequence ATGCCTTTTGATTCAATCGGAAAAAAACTCAAATTATTGAGGAAAGAGCGAAAACTAACATTAAAGAGTCTGGCTGAACAAACAGGCGTTTCGATCAGCTTTTTATCACAAGTAGAACGGGGAAAATCAAGCGTCACATTAGAGTCATTAAAAAAAATCGCTGATACATTAGATGTCAATCCAAGTTTCTTTTTTTCTGAGGACCGCTCCCAAGAAAATTCAGATTATAATCATGAACAATTTCATTATCAGAATTTATCCAGCGGCATTCGTGATGCTGTTTTTTCGCCTATTCTAGTCACGTTAAAGCCAGGGGAAAATAAAGGAAGCGCTTTTTCTCATAGCGGACATGAATTCTTATTCATTATCGAAGGGAAGTTAACAGTGGAAATAGAGGGAGAAAGAATGGAACTCCATGAACAGCAGTCGTTCATGTTCGATGCTAGAAAAGCCCATTACTGGTTTAACTTCTCGGATAAAATTGTCCGGTTTTTGATGGTGTCGTCGAAATAA
- a CDS encoding MFS transporter, protein MEKKQMRRILIASLVGSSIEWFDYFLYGTVAALVFNQLFFVNEDPTIGLLLSYASFALAFFIRPFGGVIFSHIGDRIGRKKTLVITLSLMGVATFGMGLLPTYQAVGIWAPILLITLRLVQGLGIGGEWGGALLLAVEYAPAEKRGLFGAIPQMGVTIGMLLGTIALSIMTLLPESAFMTWGWRLPFIFSALLVFFGLWIRKGIDETPSFKKVKESGEVPKLPIVETLKNYWREVIIAVGAKVVETAPFYIFSTFVVSYATSNLGFSRTATLTAVMIATIITTILIPFMGMLSDKIGRKKLFIAGTIGMALFAFPYFWLLQQKSVLLLIIATVIGLGVIWAPITAVLGTMFSEIFDARIRYTGITLGYQIGAALAGGTAPLVATALLNRFNNSYVPVAIYIIFASVLSLAAIWAVKDRSNQKLDETHNSSAM, encoded by the coding sequence ATGGAAAAGAAACAAATGCGGCGAATATTAATCGCGAGTTTAGTCGGAAGTTCGATTGAGTGGTTTGACTATTTTTTATATGGGACCGTTGCAGCTCTCGTGTTTAACCAGCTATTCTTCGTGAATGAGGATCCGACAATAGGGCTGTTGCTTTCCTATGCATCCTTTGCGTTAGCATTCTTCATCCGCCCTTTTGGCGGAGTGATCTTTAGTCATATTGGCGATCGTATCGGGAGAAAGAAAACACTTGTTATAACACTAAGTTTAATGGGGGTCGCAACATTTGGGATGGGGCTTCTTCCTACGTATCAAGCCGTTGGTATTTGGGCGCCGATTTTATTAATCACGTTGCGCTTAGTTCAAGGTCTAGGAATTGGCGGTGAATGGGGAGGCGCGCTTTTATTGGCCGTTGAATATGCTCCCGCTGAAAAACGGGGCTTGTTCGGAGCTATTCCTCAGATGGGTGTTACAATAGGAATGCTGCTTGGAACCATTGCCTTATCTATTATGACACTGCTTCCTGAAAGCGCATTCATGACTTGGGGATGGCGTTTACCATTTATTTTTAGTGCTTTGCTTGTGTTTTTTGGCCTATGGATTCGTAAAGGAATTGATGAAACACCGTCTTTCAAAAAAGTAAAGGAATCCGGAGAAGTTCCAAAGCTACCGATTGTAGAAACTCTTAAGAATTATTGGCGTGAAGTGATTATCGCCGTGGGAGCCAAAGTGGTAGAAACAGCGCCATTTTATATTTTCAGCACATTTGTCGTATCATATGCTACTTCGAATCTCGGTTTCTCACGGACAGCTACCTTGACTGCAGTCATGATTGCAACAATTATAACGACAATTTTAATACCATTCATGGGGATGTTATCCGATAAAATTGGCCGCAAAAAGCTGTTTATAGCCGGAACGATTGGGATGGCACTGTTTGCATTCCCATACTTCTGGTTGCTGCAGCAAAAATCGGTACTGCTATTAATCATTGCAACAGTGATAGGTTTAGGGGTTATTTGGGCTCCAATCACAGCTGTTCTTGGAACGATGTTCTCGGAAATTTTCGATGCAAGGATTCGTTATACCGGCATCACGCTTGGATATCAAATCGGGGCAGCTCTGGCAGGAGGAACAGCGCCGCTAGTTGCAACTGCTTTACTTAATAGGTTTAATAACTCCTATGTTCCTGTCGCCATTTATATTATTTTTGCATCTGTCCTTTCCCTAGCGGCGATTTGGGCAGTTAAGGATCGCAGCAATCAGAAATTAGACGAAACGCATAATAGTAGCGCCATGTAA
- a CDS encoding MetQ/NlpA family ABC transporter substrate-binding protein — MKKILFLMTAIMLLLVGCGKADEGKEKENAQNQEKEEVTLKVASLIPPMTEILELVKPKLAEEGINLEMVVLGDNVQPNTALAAKEVDVNFFQHVPYMEEFNRNKNAELVPVKPIYFANYGVYSKEYDSIDQLPEGAVIAIANDVSNIDRSLALLAQHKVITLKEKKGPYYTMSDITENTKNYQFKEVDLLMLARTYDEADAIVITPAYAAPLGLTPNNDALLTEGVENDFAITLVARKDNVDSEPVQKLAKAMTSPEVRKFLEEKYSETAIPAF, encoded by the coding sequence ATGAAAAAAATACTCTTTCTCATGACAGCAATTATGTTGCTTTTAGTAGGATGTGGCAAGGCGGATGAAGGAAAAGAGAAAGAAAATGCGCAGAATCAGGAGAAGGAAGAGGTAACATTGAAAGTGGCCTCACTCATTCCCCCAATGACGGAAATTCTTGAGCTTGTTAAACCAAAGCTAGCAGAGGAGGGCATTAACCTGGAAATGGTTGTATTAGGTGATAATGTGCAGCCTAACACCGCACTAGCGGCAAAAGAAGTGGATGTGAACTTCTTCCAGCACGTTCCTTATATGGAGGAATTCAATCGAAACAAAAATGCCGAGCTTGTACCTGTGAAACCAATTTATTTTGCCAATTATGGTGTGTATTCCAAAGAATACGATTCAATCGATCAATTGCCAGAGGGTGCCGTTATTGCCATTGCAAATGATGTGTCGAATATTGATCGTTCATTGGCATTGCTAGCACAGCATAAAGTTATTACTTTAAAGGAAAAAAAGGGTCCATATTATACAATGTCTGATATTACTGAGAACACTAAAAACTATCAGTTTAAAGAAGTGGATTTATTAATGCTAGCGAGAACGTATGATGAAGCAGATGCGATAGTGATAACACCAGCTTACGCTGCACCGCTTGGTTTGACACCAAATAATGACGCTCTTCTCACAGAAGGTGTTGAAAATGACTTTGCGATTACATTAGTGGCACGCAAGGATAACGTGGATTCTGAGCCAGTCCAAAAGCT
- a CDS encoding ATP-binding protein, which yields MNFIYINQNILDNLFYILVSILIYYILLDHGKRLNQYRKTLITACMSIPIILCMKFPIYIDEYCVHDLRQIPFIIGTLYGGWPVGAALLVIILTVRFAFYGFNLLTLIVYIVIFIITALFSSKFKNFNRKNKLNSSILLILFLGILTSFISLVMSDYFRITDAYVFYFIILPPFIIGLAVYIMEILKDAILIRTQMVRLEKMEIVSQLAASISHEVRNPLTVVKGFVQLLKDSDISQEVKEQYIKHIVRELDSAESIISEYLAFAKPAIEKVDTILINREIGYVIEMIRPLANMNLVNISEQLTPGTTRGNIQHFKQCFLNLIKNGIEAMPNGGELSIVSYINNSGMIIEISDNGIGMNKEQINRFGEPYYSSKEKGTGLGSMVAVKTIQTMNGSLHINSLLNKGTTISVTLPVYHEDNPKK from the coding sequence ATGAATTTTATTTATATTAATCAAAATATATTAGATAATCTCTTTTATATTTTAGTAAGCATTTTGATTTATTACATTTTATTAGATCATGGCAAAAGGTTAAATCAGTATCGCAAGACCCTTATTACTGCATGCATGAGCATTCCCATTATATTATGTATGAAGTTCCCTATTTATATAGATGAATATTGTGTCCATGACCTCAGGCAAATTCCTTTTATAATAGGGACACTTTATGGTGGTTGGCCTGTAGGGGCTGCCCTGTTAGTCATAATATTAACAGTTAGGTTTGCTTTTTATGGTTTCAATTTACTTACGTTAATTGTTTATATCGTTATATTTATTATAACGGCTCTATTTTCTTCCAAATTCAAAAATTTTAATAGAAAAAATAAGCTAAATAGCTCGATACTATTAATTTTGTTTCTAGGAATCCTAACCAGCTTTATTTCACTCGTTATGTCTGATTATTTTCGAATAACGGATGCCTATGTATTTTACTTTATTATCCTTCCTCCTTTCATTATAGGTTTAGCTGTATATATCATGGAAATTTTAAAAGATGCAATTTTAATCCGTACACAAATGGTAAGGCTTGAAAAGATGGAGATAGTTAGTCAGCTTGCAGCTAGTATTTCACATGAAGTCAGGAATCCTTTAACGGTTGTGAAAGGATTTGTTCAACTGCTAAAGGATTCTGATATTTCTCAAGAAGTAAAAGAACAATATATAAAACATATTGTTAGAGAACTTGATAGTGCAGAATCAATTATTAGTGAATACTTAGCATTTGCCAAACCTGCAATTGAAAAAGTGGATACTATTTTAATTAACCGTGAAATAGGATATGTAATTGAAATGATAAGACCTTTAGCTAACATGAATTTAGTTAATATATCAGAACAGTTGACTCCAGGCACTACCCGCGGGAATATTCAACATTTCAAGCAATGCTTCCTAAACCTGATTAAAAATGGTATCGAGGCTATGCCAAATGGCGGGGAACTTAGTATTGTTTCCTATATTAATAATTCCGGCATGATTATCGAAATAAGTGACAATGGAATAGGAATGAACAAAGAACAAATAAATCGTTTTGGCGAACCTTATTACAGTTCCAAAGAAAAAGGGACAGGGCTAGGATCTATGGTAGCTGTTAAGACCATCCAAACGATGAATGGTTCACTTCATATAAATAGCCTTTTGAATAAGGGAACAACGATTTCAGTAACACTTCCCGTTTATCATGAAGATAATCCTAAAAAATAA
- a CDS encoding ornithine cyclodeaminase family protein has product MLVISEKEIQQSYEMKDAISDVKAVLRAHGAQRIDNPHRTVLAFPQHEASALYMPSADLSEEVSAVKVVTIFPKNPSRGMATTQGVILLSDAENGEHLALLNASYLTRLRTGALSGIATDFLARKDARVLTIIGTGAMGFEQAIGVLAVRDIERILLVNRTSEKAEKFGEKLRAFGVTVPFEVCEDVSTAVRQADIICCATRSNEPVFNGLDLKPGTHINGVGSYLPYMKEVDNTTVSRAAKIIVDDLAGVKDEAGELIHAANQGNWSFNDIHGELFELVMLTKTGRENDEEITFFKSVGAAYFDLAVAKGVYCQSKERNIGMEIEV; this is encoded by the coding sequence ATGTTGGTTATAAGTGAAAAGGAAATTCAACAATCATATGAAATGAAGGACGCAATTTCGGATGTAAAGGCCGTATTACGTGCACATGGTGCTCAAAGAATAGACAACCCTCATCGCACAGTTCTTGCTTTCCCTCAACACGAGGCATCGGCACTTTACATGCCAAGCGCTGATTTATCTGAAGAAGTTTCGGCTGTTAAAGTTGTTACCATTTTTCCAAAGAATCCTTCAAGGGGGATGGCAACAACACAAGGAGTCATCTTGCTGTCAGATGCGGAAAATGGCGAACATTTAGCGTTGTTGAATGCCTCATATTTAACACGTCTCAGAACGGGGGCATTGAGCGGCATTGCCACAGACTTTCTTGCTCGTAAAGACGCCAGGGTTCTCACGATTATTGGAACAGGAGCTATGGGATTTGAACAAGCAATTGGTGTGTTAGCCGTAAGGGACATTGAGCGTATTTTATTAGTAAATCGCACATCAGAGAAAGCGGAGAAATTCGGTGAAAAGCTGCGGGCATTCGGAGTAACCGTTCCTTTTGAAGTTTGCGAAGATGTTTCAACAGCTGTTCGTCAAGCAGATATTATTTGCTGTGCAACCCGCTCGAACGAGCCTGTATTTAATGGGCTGGATTTAAAGCCGGGCACACACATTAACGGGGTCGGTTCTTATTTGCCGTATATGAAAGAAGTGGATAATACCACGGTTTCACGCGCTGCTAAAATTATCGTCGACGATTTGGCGGGCGTGAAGGATGAAGCAGGAGAACTCATTCATGCAGCCAATCAGGGAAATTGGTCGTTTAATGATATTCATGGGGAGCTTTTTGAACTTGTAATGCTGACCAAAACAGGCAGGGAAAATGATGAGGAAATTACCTTCTTTAAATCAGTCGGTGCTGCTTACTTTGACCTCGCTGTGGCAAAAGGTGTTTACTGCCAATCGAAAGAACGGAACATCGGGATGGAGATTGAGGTATAA
- a CDS encoding methionine ABC transporter permease, with amino-acid sequence MPEILVQYEAEIWQSIGETITMVGVSILAAILIGLPVGTLLFLCKKGHLLENPWAFSILNLLVNIIRSFPFLLLVVFLIPFTRLIIGTAIGTASACVPLAIIAIAHYSRLVEQSLLDVPKGVIEAAISMGASVKDVIFKFLYVEARSGLVLGLTTSIISFISYSTIMGVVGGGGIGDFAIRYGYQQFKTELMIYMIIIMIILVQLIQFIGTAVARMIDKR; translated from the coding sequence ATGCCTGAGATTTTAGTTCAATATGAGGCAGAAATTTGGCAGTCAATTGGAGAAACCATTACCATGGTTGGTGTGTCCATTTTAGCTGCGATTTTGATTGGATTGCCTGTCGGGACCTTGCTATTTCTTTGTAAGAAGGGTCATTTGCTTGAAAATCCGTGGGCTTTCTCGATTTTAAATTTACTTGTGAATATTATCCGTTCATTCCCATTTTTGTTATTGGTTGTTTTTTTAATCCCGTTTACAAGACTCATAATCGGCACAGCCATTGGTACAGCATCTGCTTGCGTTCCATTAGCGATCATTGCCATTGCCCATTATTCGCGATTGGTCGAGCAATCTTTATTGGATGTGCCAAAGGGTGTGATCGAGGCAGCCATTTCCATGGGGGCTTCTGTAAAGGATGTCATATTCAAATTTCTTTACGTGGAGGCTCGTTCAGGGCTTGTCCTCGGACTAACAACATCGATTATCAGCTTTATTTCCTATTCAACGATCATGGGAGTGGTCGGAGGCGGCGGTATCGGCGACTTTGCCATCAGGTATGGCTATCAGCAGTTTAAAACAGAGCTAATGATTTATATGATTATCATTATGATTATTCTAGTGCAGCTTATCCAATTTATTGGCACAGCTGTAGCCAGAATGATTGATAAAAGATAA
- a CDS encoding MFS transporter: MHATELSKRHWLLILTLTLLTFVLGTSEFVIIGILTDISSSLHITNAKAGTLVSAFAITFAIATPLVMSATSHFPKRKWMLFLIGSFIILNALCVISTSYIMLLALRMMTAIVTGVLISLAMVVASETIPISKRGLAISFVFGGFTLANVIGVPIGTVIAEWYDWNATFLLTSFLGAIAFLASFFVLPTMQSTIRSSMRDQFSLLTHPRILMAFFIPSLGFGATYAVYTYLVPILKGMEAPSSSISLILFGYGFISIFSNILAGKIASYNAIGRLRFVFLVQAIVLISLYWTTNNFILGLVNISLMSLMAILLTTSTQLYLIDLAGIYQPKATGLAASLMPVASNVGIAFGSALGGIVYHQGDLMSVALVGGLVAICASLLTFLSHRLDQKQKKAA; the protein is encoded by the coding sequence ATGCACGCCACAGAATTATCCAAGCGACATTGGTTACTTATCTTAACACTTACTTTATTAACATTTGTTCTCGGGACAAGCGAATTTGTTATCATCGGGATCTTAACCGATATTTCCTCGAGTCTCCATATCACAAATGCAAAAGCAGGCACACTCGTTTCTGCGTTTGCGATTACGTTTGCCATTGCCACACCACTCGTGATGTCGGCAACAAGCCATTTTCCAAAGCGTAAATGGATGTTGTTTTTGATAGGTTCGTTCATCATCCTGAATGCTTTGTGCGTGATTTCGACGAGCTACATCATGCTCCTTGCACTTCGGATGATGACTGCGATTGTAACAGGGGTTTTAATTTCACTTGCCATGGTTGTTGCAAGTGAAACCATACCGATTTCTAAACGTGGACTTGCTATATCGTTCGTTTTCGGTGGTTTTACTCTTGCAAACGTGATTGGAGTACCAATAGGCACTGTCATCGCTGAATGGTATGACTGGAATGCAACCTTCCTGTTAACGTCTTTTCTCGGAGCTATTGCGTTTTTGGCATCTTTCTTCGTATTGCCTACTATGCAAAGTACAATTCGCAGTTCGATGCGTGATCAATTTTCTTTGTTAACACACCCGCGAATTTTAATGGCTTTTTTCATTCCATCTCTTGGATTTGGAGCGACGTATGCCGTTTATACGTATCTTGTTCCGATCCTGAAAGGAATGGAAGCACCAAGTAGTTCAATCAGTTTGATTTTGTTTGGCTACGGATTTATTTCCATTTTCAGCAACATACTCGCGGGTAAAATTGCCAGCTACAATGCTATCGGACGCCTCCGGTTTGTTTTCCTCGTGCAAGCAATTGTTTTGATCAGTTTATATTGGACGACAAATAATTTTATCTTGGGATTGGTTAACATTAGCTTGATGTCATTAATGGCCATCCTCTTAACAACATCCACCCAGCTTTATTTGATAGACCTTGCCGGTATTTATCAACCAAAAGCTACAGGACTAGCTGCTTCACTGATGCCAGTAGCAAGCAATGTCGGTATCGCCTTTGGTTCCGCATTAGGTGGAATTGTTTACCACCAGGGAGATTTGATGAGTGTGGCATTGGTCGGTGGGCTGGTTGCTATCTGTGCAAGTCTTCTAACTTTCCTAAGTCATCGCTTAGACCAAAAACAAAAGAAAGCAGCATAA
- a CDS encoding SRPBCC family protein: MKKWTREIEINAPIEQVWKFLDGSVENMQRIMPQVVEQKPVKITEEVVGSVYRQKYREGKRTEEYDIETLEYLNETNEKKLKVGFILAKMFEITALYELNKINDNKTSFTYTVTSRPLKWFLKILLLFATDKVVVEFLERVKKVAEAETSGS; this comes from the coding sequence TTGAAAAAATGGACAAGAGAAATAGAAATAAACGCCCCAATTGAACAGGTTTGGAAATTTCTTGATGGTTCTGTAGAGAATATGCAACGAATCATGCCTCAGGTGGTTGAACAAAAGCCCGTTAAAATAACGGAAGAAGTAGTTGGAAGTGTATATCGCCAAAAATATAGAGAAGGAAAACGAACAGAAGAGTATGATATAGAAACATTAGAATATTTGAATGAAACTAATGAGAAGAAGCTAAAAGTAGGCTTTATACTTGCTAAAATGTTTGAAATTACAGCTCTTTATGAACTAAATAAAATCAATGACAATAAGACTTCCTTTACATATACAGTCACCAGTCGCCCGTTAAAATGGTTTTTAAAAATATTATTATTGTTTGCTACCGATAAAGTGGTAGTTGAATTTTTAGAACGTGTCAAAAAGGTAGCTGAAGCAGAAACAAGTGGGTCATGA